AATCCTCTGGCACGCTGGAGAGTTATCTGAAGTGAATCAAGATAACGCTGCTGTGACTCAAGTTGCTGGCTAAGGCTGTCGCGCAGCGCAAGCGTGTCGGAAACATCCTTAAAGGCTGACTGAATTTTTTGTTCGTAATTAACCACCGATTGTTGCTGGCGAATTTCAGCCAGCTTCAGATTGGCTTTATTCCTGCCAGCATTAAAAATAGGAATTTCAATTTTAGGGATAAAATTCCACATTCCACTTCCTGACGTAAACAGGCTTGACAGCTCCGTACTGCTTGCGGAAAGACCACTGGTCAGGGTAATGGAGGGGAAAAAGGCCGCTCGCGCTGCGCCAATATTGGCATCAGCCGCTTTCAGCTGATATTCCGCTTCCATAATATCCGGTCGCTGCAGCAAAATTTGTGACGACAGGTTTGGGGGCAGTTTTACTGGCGCGATTTCACCACCTTTCATCCCTTTTTCTGACGGAACTGCGCGGTACGTTCCCAGCACCAGTTGCAGGGCATTGTTTGCCTGAGCCAGATCGCCTTCTCGTTTGGCTATTTCGGCGCGGGTACTTTCGATTTGCCCCCTGGCCTGTTCAAGCGCCAGAACGTTCGTACTCCCGGTCACCAGTTGTTGCTCAACGAATGCATAAGACTGTTCATAATTTTTCAGCGTTTCCCGCGCAATACGGAGTTGTTCGTACGCCAGTTGCTGGCTGAAATAGCTCTGTGAAACGTTGGAGACCAGCAGGATGTGTACGGCACGACGGGCTTCTTCGCTGGCAAAGTAGTTCTGGCGATCAGC
This sequence is a window from Enterobacter sp. RHBSTW-00994. Protein-coding genes within it:
- the silC gene encoding Cu(+)/Ag(+) efflux RND transporter outer membrane channel SilC, whose protein sequence is MFKLKLLSISTIFILAGCVSLAPEYQRPAAPVPQQFSLSHNSLTPAVNGYQDTGWRNFFVDPQVTRLIGEALTNNRDLRMAALKVEEARAQFNVTDADRYPQLNASSGITYSGGLKGDKPTTQEYDAGLELNYELDFFGKLKNMSEADRQNYFASEEARRAVHILLVSNVSQSYFSQQLAYEQLRIARETLKNYEQSYAFVEQQLVTGSTNVLALEQARGQIESTRAEIAKREGDLAQANNALQLVLGTYRAVPSEKGMKGGEIAPVKLPPNLSSQILLQRPDIMEAEYQLKAADANIGAARAAFFPSITLTSGLSASSTELSSLFTSGSGMWNFIPKIEIPIFNAGRNKANLKLAEIRQQQSVVNYEQKIQSAFKDVSDTLALRDSLSQQLESQQRYLDSLQITLQRARGLYASGAVSYIEVLDAERSLFATQQTILDLTYSRQVNEINLFTALGGGWVE